In Apostichopus japonicus isolate 1M-3 chromosome 3, ASM3797524v1, whole genome shotgun sequence, a single genomic region encodes these proteins:
- the LOC139964453 gene encoding poly [ADP-ribose] polymerase 2-like produces MSQKRGKGSSKDRGDAKTSSKETVESGEPDLWFEWEGDRRKWTPFSWIPNVAIRTAVKNGKAKTKVNLGDKEFDVKLDKMVQVNCMTKWERRIRCLVSDEQGYYVWQWQDERGRWQPYLCDSTKILESAYIGDKKEVSIQAAGRDYTVDVVKMEQTNDDTKVIRKIDRLKVDFTPPEEEVIPSIEESQSSAAGEPSQLSAKSARGGKKRAIQESGDADTKPSKAAKSDIKTVRLTGHAAPVDPECLQMQGKSHVFQEGQDVYDAMLNQTNLANNNNKYYLLQLLEGDVKKEFHVWFRWGRVGMKGQNNLISCGTDLAKAKETFINKFWDKTRNEWSEKSKFSKVQGKYDLLKMDYSAKDEAKDKTDAGEKPEKPKPDSKLDKRVQELITLICNIQAMEDMVVEMKYDAQKAPLGKLTDKQIKAGYAALKKIEKCHEKGDFGRALVQACDEFYTRIPHNFGMQRPPIIRTRDDLKDKITLLEALGDIQIAMTALKEESTVNEHPIDRQYHALKCKLEPVEKSQDEFKMVQEYLTNTHAATHNQYTMQVMDLFEVDKDGETAAFKKLNNRKLLWHGSRLTNWAGILGQGLKIAPPEAPVTGYMFGKGVYFADMSSKSCNYCFATPSKNVGVALLSEVALGNANKLLAADYKADSLPTGKDSVMGLGKYAPDASADFTMSDGTVVPLGKGAPTGVANPNGYTLNYNEFVVYNTDQIKMRYLVKVKFNFK; encoded by the exons ATGTCACAGAAAAGAGGAAAGGGTTCTTCAAAGGACAGAG GTGATGCCAAAACTAGCTCCAAAGAAACTGTTGAGTCAGGCGAACCAGATCTTTGGTTTGAATGGGAAGGTGACAGAAGAAAGTGGACTCCCTTTTCTTGGATCCCGAATGTAGCCATAAGGACTGCCGTGAAGAATGGTAAAGCCAAGACTAAGGTTAATTTAGGTGACAAAGAGTTTGATGTCAAACTGGATAAGATGGTTCAGGTCAACTGTATGACAAAATGGGAGAGGCGAATCAGATGTCTCGTCAGCGATGAGCAAGGCT ATTACGTCTGGCAGTGGCAGGACGAGAGAGGCAGGTGGCAGCCGTACCTCTGCGATTCTACCAAGATTTTGGAGAGTGCCTACATCGGCGACAAGAAAGAGGTCTCCATTCAAGCAGCTGGGAGAGATTACACGGTCGATGTCGTCAAAATGGAACAGACCAACGATGACACCAAAGTAATCAGGAAGATAGACAGACTGAAAGTTG ATTTTACGCCTCCCGAGGAGGAAGTCATTCCATCAATCGAAGAGTCGCAATCCTCGGCTGCTGGTGAGCCGTCACAATTATCTGCGAAATCTGCGAGAGGAGGAAAGAAGAGAGCCATCCAGGAAAGTGGAGATGCGGATACCAAACCTAGCAAAGCTGCAAAATCAG ATATCAAGACCGTCCGATTGACCGGTCACGCAGCACCTGTAGATCCGGAATGCCTACAGATGCAGGGCAAATCGCATGTTTTCCAAGAAGGGCAAGATGTGTATGATGCAATGTTGAACCAG ACTAACTTAGCcaataataacaacaagtaCTACCTACTGCAACTCTTAGAGGGAGATGTCAAGAAAGAATTCCATGTTTGGTTCCGATGGGGTCGAG TCGGTATGAAAGGACAGAATAACCTAATCAGCTGTGGCACCGATCTGGCAAAAGCCAAGGAAACTTTCATCAATAAATTCTGGGATAAAACGAGAAACGAGTGGAGCGAAAAAAGCAAATTTAGTAAAGTCCAGGGAAAGTATGACCTGTTAAAGATGGACTATAGTGCAAAG GACGAAGCCAAAGATAAAACTGACGCTGGTGAGAAGCCAGAAAAGCCGAAACCGGATTCAAAGTTGGACAAGAGGGTTCAG GAACTGATCACCCTCATCTGCAATATCCAAGCCATGGAGGATATGGTGGTGGAGATGAAATACGACGCACAGAAGGCACCGCTCGGGAAATTGACCGATAAGCAGATCAAGGCAGGGTACGCTGCCCTCAAGAAGATCGAAAAGTGTCACGAAAAGGGGGACTTTGGCAGGGCACTGGTCCAGGCATGCGACGAGTTTTACACCAGGATTCCTCATAACTTTGG AATGCAGCGACCACCAATCATTAGAACTAGAGATGACCTCAAGGACAAGATTACTCTGTTGGAG GCCCTCGGTGATATTCAGATCGCCATGACTGCCTTGAAGGAGGAGTCTACAGTGAATGAACATCCAATAGACAGACAGTACCATGCATTGAAATGCAAATTAGAACCAGTCGAGAAATCTCAGGATGAATTCAAG ATGGTTCAAGAATACCTCACAAACACCCATGCAGCTACTCACAACCAATACACCATGCAAGTAATGGATCTCTTTGAAGTAGACAAAGACGGGGAAACGGCCGCTTTCAAAAAACTCAACAACag GAAACTCCTCTGGCATGGATCCAGACTGACAAACTGGGCAGGAATCCTGGGCCAAGGATTAAAGATTGCACCCCCAGAGGCACCCGTTACGGGATACATG TTTGGCAAAGGCGTATATTTTGCTGACATGTCATCTAAGTCTTGCAACTACTGCTTTGCGACACCATCTAAGAACGTCGGTGTGGCCTTGTTGAGTGAG GTTGCCTTAGGGAATGCGAACAAGCTCTTAGCAGCGGATTACAAGGCCGACAGTTTACCGACTGGAAAGGACAGTGTGATGGGTTTGGGGAAATATGCCCCCGATGCAAGTGCAGACTTCACCAT GTCTGATGGAACAGTCGTCCCTCTCGGCAAAGGAGCTCCAACCGGAGTTGCAAACCCGAACGGATATACACTGAATTACAACGAGTTTGTCGTCTACAATACCGACCAAATCAAGATGAGATATTTAgttaaagttaaatttaatttcaaatga